Proteins from a genomic interval of Rosa chinensis cultivar Old Blush chromosome 2, RchiOBHm-V2, whole genome shotgun sequence:
- the LOC112187680 gene encoding cyclin-U1-1 isoform X2 — protein sequence MLSACEFTNHLSRPEPSIPRVLTILSFVIEKLVARNNGLVDDLTQPLDALSCGSAAIGKRLNPFHGVRAPSISIPKYLERLYKLLVTSVMVASKMLDDVHYNNAFYAKVGGVSNAELNRLEVEFLFLLDFGVTVSSRIFESYCFHLEKEMMLNGACQTIERALVPITDVADVPGITENTQSSSSVPHNHG from the exons ATGTTATCCGCCTGTGAGTTCACCAATCACCTTAGCCGGCCGGAGCCGAGCATTCCAAGAGTGCTGACCATACTATCTTTTGTAATAGAGAAGTTGGTGGCTCGAAATAATGGTCTAGTAGACGACCTGACCCAACCACTGGATGCTCTGAGCTGTGGCTCGGCTGCAATCGGGAAGAGATTGAACCCGTTTCACGGCGTGAGGGCTCCGAGTATAAGCATACCCAAGTACTTGGAGAGGCTGTACAA GTTGCTGGTTACAAGCGtcatggttgcttctaagatGCTAGATGATGT GCATTATAACAATGCATTTTATGCCAAGGTTGGGGGAGTAAGCAATGCTGAACTGAACAGACTAGAAGTGGAGTTTCTTTTCCTGCTGGATTTTGGAGTCACAGTGAGTTCCAGAATCTTTGAGAGTTATTGCTTTCACTTGGAAAAAGAAATGATGCTGAATGGGGCATGCCAAACAATAGAAAGGGCTCTAGTCCCCATTACTGATGTGGCTGATGTGCCCGGAATTACTGAAAATACTCAGAGTTCCTCATCAGTACCTCATAATCATGGTTAA
- the LOC112187680 gene encoding cyclin-U1-1 isoform X1, with amino-acid sequence MLSACEFTNHLSRPEPSIPRVLTILSFVIEKLVARNNGLVDDLTQPLDALSCGSAAIGKRLNPFHGVRAPSISIPKYLERLYKYTDCSPSCFVVAYVYIDRLVHKHPDSLVLSLNVHRLLVTSVMVASKMLDDVHYNNAFYAKVGGVSNAELNRLEVEFLFLLDFGVTVSSRIFESYCFHLEKEMMLNGACQTIERALVPITDVADVPGITENTQSSSSVPHNHG; translated from the exons ATGTTATCCGCCTGTGAGTTCACCAATCACCTTAGCCGGCCGGAGCCGAGCATTCCAAGAGTGCTGACCATACTATCTTTTGTAATAGAGAAGTTGGTGGCTCGAAATAATGGTCTAGTAGACGACCTGACCCAACCACTGGATGCTCTGAGCTGTGGCTCGGCTGCAATCGGGAAGAGATTGAACCCGTTTCACGGCGTGAGGGCTCCGAGTATAAGCATACCCAAGTACTTGGAGAGGCTGTACAAGTACACAGATTGTAGCCCTTCATGTTTTGTGGTAGCATATGTGTATATAGACAGACTGGTGCATAAACACCCTGACTCGCTTGTGTTGTCCTTGAATGTACATAGGTTGCTGGTTACAAGCGtcatggttgcttctaagatGCTAGATGATGT GCATTATAACAATGCATTTTATGCCAAGGTTGGGGGAGTAAGCAATGCTGAACTGAACAGACTAGAAGTGGAGTTTCTTTTCCTGCTGGATTTTGGAGTCACAGTGAGTTCCAGAATCTTTGAGAGTTATTGCTTTCACTTGGAAAAAGAAATGATGCTGAATGGGGCATGCCAAACAATAGAAAGGGCTCTAGTCCCCATTACTGATGTGGCTGATGTGCCCGGAATTACTGAAAATACTCAGAGTTCCTCATCAGTACCTCATAATCATGGTTAA
- the LOC112187679 gene encoding SPX and EXS domain-containing protein 5 isoform X3, with translation MKGSTPLSTVAIMPSPTLLWRFKVLLFFAWGFICCKIGWDSVMRMSVDLRDLFLYEAFLYYNPLLLVTMMVWFWGINLWVFAQSQVSYPKIFELDQNHLTHREIWKCATWMTIVVPTSMTAYLYLYSHGEVSLAASQPVLLYAAVAMILIFPFDIFYLSTRFYFLRTLWRIVLPLQAISFSDFFVADILTSMSKVLSDLERSVCRMLHRQVATIAWFEADSVCGSHSVAIPLVLVLPYLFRLFQCLRQYKDTGERTSLLNALKYSTAVPVIFLSALKYHIFPEKWTNFYRPLWLLSAILNSLYSFYWDVTRDWDLSGFTRIFKSNKSHILSNLIHGRKWVYFWVITSNLILRCTWTYKLSAHLRHNYLTVFAITALEIFRRFQWVFFRVEKEWIKMSSKSNIQLSMSDIPNEEDRLLVSNGHSV, from the exons ATGAAGGGAAGCACACCATTGAGTACGGTTGCAATAATGCCGTCTCCGACTTTGCTGTGGAGATTCAAG GTCCTGCTGTTCTTCGCTTGGGGTTTCATTTGTTGCAAG ATTGGATGGGATTCTGTCATGAGAATGAGTGTGGACTTGCGAGATTTATTTCTGTACGAAGCATTTTTGTACTAcaatcctcttcttcttgtg ACTATGatggtttggttttggggaaTTAATCTATGGGTGTTCGCGCAGTCCCAAGTCAGTTATCCTAAAATTTTTGAGCTTGATCAAAATCACTTGACTCACAGAGAAATATGGAAG TGTGCCACATGGATGACCATTGTTGTGCCAACAAGCATGACGGCGTATCTTTATCTCTACTCACATGGAGAAGTGTCGCTGGCTGCATCACAACCA GTACTATTATATGCTGCAGTTGCAATGATTTTGATATTCCCTTTTGATATTTTCTATCTGTCAACTCGCTTTTACTTTTTGAGGACTCTTTGGCGTATCGTTCTCCCTCTACAG GCAATATCCTTTTCTGACTTTTTCGTGGCCGATATTCTTACCTCCATGTCGAAG GTGCTTTCAGATTTGGAGCGATCAGTATGTCGAATGCTCCATCGACAG GTTGCCACTATAGCATGGTTTGAAGCTGATTCAGTTTGTGGCAGTCACTCTGTTGCAATCCCTTTGGTTCTTGTGTTGCCGTATCTTTTTCGTTTGTTCCAATGCCTTCGACAGTACAAGGATACTGGAGAGAGAACATCCCTTTTGAATG CTTTAAAGTATTCGACTGCAGTACCTGTGATTTTTCTCTCGGCCCTTAAATATCACATCTTCCCTGAAAAGTGGACAAACTTCTATCGGCCCCTTTGGCTTCTCTCGGCCATTTTGAACTCTTTGTACTCATTTTACTGGGATGTGACTAGAGATTGGGACTTGAG TGGCTTCACTCGGATTTTCAAGTCCAACAAATCACATATCTTGTCAAACCTCATACATGGACGGAAATGG GTTTATTTCTGGGTGATAACTAGCAACTTAATACTGCGTTGTACATGGACATACAAGCTGTCTGCCCATCTCCGTCACAATTATCTTACTGTGTTTGCAATTACTGCCTTGGAGATTTTCCGCCGCTTTCAATGGGTTTTCTTCCGTGTGGAAAAGGAGTGGATCAAGATGAGCTCGAAGTCTAACATTCAACTTTCCATGAGTGACATCCCAAATGAGGAAGACAGATTACTTGTTTCTAATGGCCACAGTGTATAG
- the LOC112187679 gene encoding SPX and EXS domain-containing protein 5 isoform X2: protein MFGGLETVPSNSPHLRKSGTSEVENGAEEGFVHLIEGNDMKGSTPLSTVAIMPSPTLLWRFKVLLFFAWGFICCKIGWDSVMRMSVDLRDLFLYEAFLYYNPLLLVTMMVWFWGINLWVFAQSQVSYPKIFELDQNHLTHREIWKCATWMTIVVPTSMTAYLYLYSHGEVSLAASQPVLLYAAVAMILIFPFDIFYLSTRFYFLRTLWRIVLPLQAISFSDFFVADILTSMSKVLSDLERSVCRMLHRQVATIAWFEADSVCGSHSVAIPLVLVLPYLFRLFQCLRQYKDTGERTSLLNALKYSTAVPVIFLSALKYHIFPEKWTNFYRPLWLLSAILNSLYSFYWDVTRDWDLSGFTRIFKSNKSHILSNLIHGRKWVYFWVITSNLILRCTWTYKLSAHLRHNYLTVFAITALEIFRRFQWVFFRVEKEWIKMSSKSNIQLSMSDIPNEEDRLLVSNGHSV, encoded by the exons ATGTTTGGAGGTCTTGAGACAGTTCCTTCCAATAGTCCGCACTTAAGAAAGTCGG GTACAAGTGAAGTTGAGAATGGTGCTGAGGAGGGTTTTGTGCATCTAATAGAGGGAAACGATATGAAGGGAAGCACACCATTGAGTACGGTTGCAATAATGCCGTCTCCGACTTTGCTGTGGAGATTCAAG GTCCTGCTGTTCTTCGCTTGGGGTTTCATTTGTTGCAAG ATTGGATGGGATTCTGTCATGAGAATGAGTGTGGACTTGCGAGATTTATTTCTGTACGAAGCATTTTTGTACTAcaatcctcttcttcttgtg ACTATGatggtttggttttggggaaTTAATCTATGGGTGTTCGCGCAGTCCCAAGTCAGTTATCCTAAAATTTTTGAGCTTGATCAAAATCACTTGACTCACAGAGAAATATGGAAG TGTGCCACATGGATGACCATTGTTGTGCCAACAAGCATGACGGCGTATCTTTATCTCTACTCACATGGAGAAGTGTCGCTGGCTGCATCACAACCA GTACTATTATATGCTGCAGTTGCAATGATTTTGATATTCCCTTTTGATATTTTCTATCTGTCAACTCGCTTTTACTTTTTGAGGACTCTTTGGCGTATCGTTCTCCCTCTACAG GCAATATCCTTTTCTGACTTTTTCGTGGCCGATATTCTTACCTCCATGTCGAAG GTGCTTTCAGATTTGGAGCGATCAGTATGTCGAATGCTCCATCGACAG GTTGCCACTATAGCATGGTTTGAAGCTGATTCAGTTTGTGGCAGTCACTCTGTTGCAATCCCTTTGGTTCTTGTGTTGCCGTATCTTTTTCGTTTGTTCCAATGCCTTCGACAGTACAAGGATACTGGAGAGAGAACATCCCTTTTGAATG CTTTAAAGTATTCGACTGCAGTACCTGTGATTTTTCTCTCGGCCCTTAAATATCACATCTTCCCTGAAAAGTGGACAAACTTCTATCGGCCCCTTTGGCTTCTCTCGGCCATTTTGAACTCTTTGTACTCATTTTACTGGGATGTGACTAGAGATTGGGACTTGAG TGGCTTCACTCGGATTTTCAAGTCCAACAAATCACATATCTTGTCAAACCTCATACATGGACGGAAATGG GTTTATTTCTGGGTGATAACTAGCAACTTAATACTGCGTTGTACATGGACATACAAGCTGTCTGCCCATCTCCGTCACAATTATCTTACTGTGTTTGCAATTACTGCCTTGGAGATTTTCCGCCGCTTTCAATGGGTTTTCTTCCGTGTGGAAAAGGAGTGGATCAAGATGAGCTCGAAGTCTAACATTCAACTTTCCATGAGTGACATCCCAAATGAGGAAGACAGATTACTTGTTTCTAATGGCCACAGTGTATAG
- the LOC112187679 gene encoding SPX and EXS domain-containing protein 5 isoform X1 — MFGGLETVPSNSPHLRKSGSRPVVSDLGTSEVENGAEEGFVHLIEGNDMKGSTPLSTVAIMPSPTLLWRFKVLLFFAWGFICCKIGWDSVMRMSVDLRDLFLYEAFLYYNPLLLVTMMVWFWGINLWVFAQSQVSYPKIFELDQNHLTHREIWKCATWMTIVVPTSMTAYLYLYSHGEVSLAASQPVLLYAAVAMILIFPFDIFYLSTRFYFLRTLWRIVLPLQAISFSDFFVADILTSMSKVLSDLERSVCRMLHRQVATIAWFEADSVCGSHSVAIPLVLVLPYLFRLFQCLRQYKDTGERTSLLNALKYSTAVPVIFLSALKYHIFPEKWTNFYRPLWLLSAILNSLYSFYWDVTRDWDLSGFTRIFKSNKSHILSNLIHGRKWVYFWVITSNLILRCTWTYKLSAHLRHNYLTVFAITALEIFRRFQWVFFRVEKEWIKMSSKSNIQLSMSDIPNEEDRLLVSNGHSV, encoded by the exons ATGTTTGGAGGTCTTGAGACAGTTCCTTCCAATAGTCCGCACTTAAGAAAGTCGGGTAGCAGACCTGTTGTCTCTGATCTGG GTACAAGTGAAGTTGAGAATGGTGCTGAGGAGGGTTTTGTGCATCTAATAGAGGGAAACGATATGAAGGGAAGCACACCATTGAGTACGGTTGCAATAATGCCGTCTCCGACTTTGCTGTGGAGATTCAAG GTCCTGCTGTTCTTCGCTTGGGGTTTCATTTGTTGCAAG ATTGGATGGGATTCTGTCATGAGAATGAGTGTGGACTTGCGAGATTTATTTCTGTACGAAGCATTTTTGTACTAcaatcctcttcttcttgtg ACTATGatggtttggttttggggaaTTAATCTATGGGTGTTCGCGCAGTCCCAAGTCAGTTATCCTAAAATTTTTGAGCTTGATCAAAATCACTTGACTCACAGAGAAATATGGAAG TGTGCCACATGGATGACCATTGTTGTGCCAACAAGCATGACGGCGTATCTTTATCTCTACTCACATGGAGAAGTGTCGCTGGCTGCATCACAACCA GTACTATTATATGCTGCAGTTGCAATGATTTTGATATTCCCTTTTGATATTTTCTATCTGTCAACTCGCTTTTACTTTTTGAGGACTCTTTGGCGTATCGTTCTCCCTCTACAG GCAATATCCTTTTCTGACTTTTTCGTGGCCGATATTCTTACCTCCATGTCGAAG GTGCTTTCAGATTTGGAGCGATCAGTATGTCGAATGCTCCATCGACAG GTTGCCACTATAGCATGGTTTGAAGCTGATTCAGTTTGTGGCAGTCACTCTGTTGCAATCCCTTTGGTTCTTGTGTTGCCGTATCTTTTTCGTTTGTTCCAATGCCTTCGACAGTACAAGGATACTGGAGAGAGAACATCCCTTTTGAATG CTTTAAAGTATTCGACTGCAGTACCTGTGATTTTTCTCTCGGCCCTTAAATATCACATCTTCCCTGAAAAGTGGACAAACTTCTATCGGCCCCTTTGGCTTCTCTCGGCCATTTTGAACTCTTTGTACTCATTTTACTGGGATGTGACTAGAGATTGGGACTTGAG TGGCTTCACTCGGATTTTCAAGTCCAACAAATCACATATCTTGTCAAACCTCATACATGGACGGAAATGG GTTTATTTCTGGGTGATAACTAGCAACTTAATACTGCGTTGTACATGGACATACAAGCTGTCTGCCCATCTCCGTCACAATTATCTTACTGTGTTTGCAATTACTGCCTTGGAGATTTTCCGCCGCTTTCAATGGGTTTTCTTCCGTGTGGAAAAGGAGTGGATCAAGATGAGCTCGAAGTCTAACATTCAACTTTCCATGAGTGACATCCCAAATGAGGAAGACAGATTACTTGTTTCTAATGGCCACAGTGTATAG